A genomic window from Triticum urartu cultivar G1812 chromosome 7, Tu2.1, whole genome shotgun sequence includes:
- the LOC125518399 gene encoding probable LRR receptor-like serine/threonine-protein kinase At1g51880 codes for MREDGSSLPNRTPMQMEAKHQRTLRRRRRVKLIPMIEEGSMNNSVKPQNDPMASYASGSDVYGDGSLRLESRRFTYEELKMITNNFQRVLGRGGFGYVYDGFLEDGTQVAVKLRSQSSNQGVKEFLAEAHILTRIHHKNLVSMIGYCNDGEYMALVYEYMSEGTLQDHIEGRKNIEGCLPWRRRLRIALESAQGAPFNILKYLHKGCNPPLIHRDVKATNILLNTKLEARIANFGLSKAFNSESDTYVSTNTLVGMPGYVDPEYQATMQPTAKSDVYSFGVVLLELITGKPAIPREAEPTSIIQWARKRMALGNIESVVDARMRGIYDVNSVWKVADIALKCTSYALTQRPTMTDVVAQLQECIELEEGHASGDVNVELHTTGSGGNPNLSYGSYGGDQSADISQSSTAFDMEENAKRVLAMSMGPVAR; via the exons ATGCGTGAAGATGGTTCGAGCCTCCCGAACCGGACGCCGATGCAGATGGAGGCGAAGCATCAGCGGACTCTTCGGCGACGAAGGCGAGTAAAACTGATCCCCATGATTGAAGAAG GTTCGATGAACAACTCCGTGAAgccacaaaatgatccgatggcgAGCTATGCATCAGGAAGCGATGTCTACGGGGACGGCTCGCTGCGACTTGAGAGTCGTCGGTTCACATATGAAGAGCTCAAGATGATAACGAACAACTTCCAGCGAGTACTCGGTCGAGGAGGGTTCGGGTACGTCTATGATGGTTTCCTAGAAGATGGCACTCAGGTGGCAGTGAAATTGCGCTCTCAGTCTTCCAATCAAGGCGTTAAGGAGTTCCTCGCGGAG GCTCATATTTTGACCCGGATTCACCACAAGAATCTTGTCTCCATGATTGGTTACTGCAATGACGGGGAGTACATGGCACTTGTCTATGAGTACATGTCAGAAGGGACCCTGCAAGACCATATTGAAG GAAGAAAAAACATCGAGGGATGTTTACCCTGGAGACGGAGACTCCGAATTGCACTTGAATCTGCGCAAGGTGCacccttcaatattttga AGTATCTGCATAAGGGATGCAACCCACCCTTGATTCATAGGGATGTGAAGGCCACAAACATCCTCTTAAACACGAAGCTGGAGGCTAGGATTGCCAACTTCGGACTGTCCAAGGCCTTCAATAGTGAGAGTGACACCTATGTGTCCACAAACACACTTGTGGGCATGCCGGGATATGTCGATCCTGAGTACCAAGCGACGATGCAGCCAACAGCCAAGAGCGATGTGTATAGCTTTGGTGTTGTCCTTTTGGAGTTGATTACAGGGAAGCCAGCCATACCGCGGGAGGCAGAGCCAACTAGCATCATCCAGTGGGCAAGAAAACGGATGGCACTAGGCAACATTGAAAGTGTGGTTGATGCGCGCATGCGTGGAATATACGATGTTAACAGTGTGTGGAAGGTGGCAGATATCGCACTAAAGTGCACCTCGTATGCGTTGACGCAACGACCCACAATGACAGATGTTGTGGCACAGCTACAGGAGTGCATCGAGCTCGAGGAGGGCCATGCCAGTGGAGACGTGAATGTCGAATTACACACCACTGGTAGCGGGGGCAACCCGAATCTGAGTTATGGTTCTTATGGAGGTGACCAGTCCGCTGATATAAGCCAGAGCAGCACCGCATTTGACATGGAAGAAAATGCTAAGAGGGTACTTGCAATGTCCATGGGTCCTGTTGCACGTTAA